AGGAAATTGTAGGAAATACTGTTTTGGTAAAAAACCAAATTGGTTTGGTCTATTATCCTCAATACTCAATCACATTACTCGATACTCTTGCTCTCGGCCAGGGCTATCAGGTGAAAATGTCAAGTGGCGATACTTTGAGTGTTACAGGAATAATTTGCCAGCCTCAAAACTCACCCATAACACTACAGGCTGGTTGGAGCATAATTGGTTATCTTCGACAGATACCTGCCGATATTTCGCAAATGTTTTCGGATATAACTCAAAACACTGAAATTGTGAAAGACGAACTTGGCAACGTTTACTGGCCACAATACAGCGTAAACAACATAGGCAATATGCTTCCCGGCAAGGGCTATCAGGTGAAGATGAATGTTGGAGATGTGTTGAATTATTAATTAGGAATTATGAGTTATGAATTAGAAATATTAAGCCAACAAATCCCCCTCCGCGATGGCTGGGGCATCTTCTCCACCTATCTCGAACCTTTAGAAAACAATTTCGATTCCATTTTTGCAGATTTAGATACCAACCTAATTGAAGTTTCTGATGAGTTTGGAAATACTTACTATCCTGATAGTAGTAACAACAGCTTGGATAGTATCACTATTGGCGAAGCTTATGAAATTAATGTTGACGATGCTGATACTTTAACGATTACAGGATTGCCGATTATTCCTGAGGAAACGGAATTGTTGATTGATTCTGGTTGGAGCATGGTGGGGTATTTGAGGCAAAATATTGATGATGTGGTTGAAGTTATGGCCAGTATTCACGATGATATTTTAATTGTCAAAAATGAAGTAGGTATTGTGTATTGGCCTGAATATTATGTATATCAGTTTGAAAAACTCACGCCCGGCAGAGGTTATGATATTAAAATGCAAGATACTATTCCGTTTTATAGTTTAATTTATATTCCAAATTCAAGCTCAAGCAAAAGTCATAACATAAAGAGTACACCAACATATTATAAAGATTATATCAAAACAAATAATAGTCTTGCAATCGGTATTCCAGACGATGCCTGGGAGATGTGTCCGGAAATTGGTGATGAGATTGGGATTTTGGATAGCCAAAACAATTTAGTTGGAAGTAATGTTTATCATGGTGAAAATCTACCAATTTGTGTTTGGGGAGACGACCATCTAACTAAAGAAAAGGATGGTTTATACTCTGAAGAAAGATTTACTATCAGATTATTTAGGAAACAGGAAAACAGTGAGGAAATCCTAAAAGTTGAAAGATGGAAGGAAGGCAGTAACCAATATGTTAAAGATGGAATATATATTGTTGGTTTAATAGTTTCAGAGCATTTTAATTCTTCTTCGTTTAAACTTTATCAGAACTATCCGAATCCTTTTTCTGAACAAACAACAATAAGATTTTACTTGCCTCAAAAATCTAATATTACAATTCATATATTTGATATATTTGGAAAACTGGTTAAAA
Above is a window of Bacteroidota bacterium DNA encoding:
- a CDS encoding T9SS type A sorting domain-containing protein, which produces MSYELEILSQQIPLRDGWGIFSTYLEPLENNFDSIFADLDTNLIEVSDEFGNTYYPDSSNNSLDSITIGEAYEINVDDADTLTITGLPIIPEETELLIDSGWSMVGYLRQNIDDVVEVMASIHDDILIVKNEVGIVYWPEYYVYQFEKLTPGRGYDIKMQDTIPFYSLIYIPNSSSSKSHNIKSTPTYYKDYIKTNNSLAIGIPDDAWEMCPEIGDEIGILDSQNNLVGSNVYHGENLPICVWGDDHLTKEKDGLYSEERFTIRLFRKQENSEEILKVERWKEGSNQYVKDGIYIVGLIVSEHFNSSSFKLYQNYPNPFSEQTTIRFYLPQKSNITIHIFDIFGKLVKTIPQDVFYQGNNKIIINCKNLDAGTYFYKVVSGKYCATRKMIIVK